The following coding sequences lie in one Actinomyces capricornis genomic window:
- the purM gene encoding phosphoribosylformylglycinamidine cyclo-ligase, with the protein MTSAPDEDQQHQPITYASSGVDTAAGDRAVELMRAAVSATMTPEVVGGVGGFAGLVEATALRDYRRPLLATSTDGVGTKVAIAQALDIHDTIGQDLVGMVVDDIVVVGARPLLMTDYIACGRVVPERIADIVRGVAQACQAVGTPLLGGETAEHPGLLGPQEYDVAGAATGVVEADRLLGAEKVRAGDVLVALGSSGLHSNGYSLVRRIIEHAGWDLERHVPEFGRTLGEELLEPTRLYTRVCLVMLETLAPAAAPGPVHALSHITGGGLAANLARVLPGGLVAQVDRGSWSVPPVFSVMRDLGRVPWSDLESTLNLGVGMVAVVDPEGADGVLSVAQSAGIPAWVLGEVRTAGGQPQGRLVEGTKGVDGGAVDLTGDYRVG; encoded by the coding sequence ATGACATCCGCGCCCGATGAGGACCAGCAGCACCAGCCGATCACCTACGCCTCCTCCGGGGTGGACACCGCGGCGGGGGACCGCGCCGTCGAGCTCATGCGGGCCGCCGTCTCCGCCACCATGACCCCCGAGGTCGTGGGGGGCGTGGGGGGCTTCGCCGGGCTGGTGGAGGCCACCGCCCTGCGCGACTACCGCCGCCCCCTGCTGGCCACCTCCACCGACGGGGTGGGCACGAAGGTGGCCATCGCCCAGGCCCTCGACATCCACGACACCATCGGCCAGGACCTGGTGGGCATGGTGGTCGACGATATCGTCGTCGTCGGCGCCCGCCCCCTGCTCATGACCGACTACATCGCCTGCGGGCGCGTGGTGCCCGAGCGCATCGCCGATATTGTGCGCGGCGTGGCCCAGGCCTGCCAGGCCGTGGGCACCCCCCTGCTGGGCGGGGAGACCGCCGAGCACCCGGGCCTCCTGGGACCCCAGGAGTACGACGTCGCCGGGGCCGCCACCGGGGTGGTCGAGGCCGACAGGCTCCTGGGCGCCGAGAAGGTGCGCGCCGGTGATGTGCTCGTGGCCCTGGGCTCCTCCGGCCTGCACTCCAACGGCTACTCCCTGGTGCGCCGCATCATCGAGCACGCGGGCTGGGACCTGGAGCGCCACGTCCCTGAGTTCGGCCGCACGCTGGGCGAGGAACTGCTGGAGCCCACCCGCCTCTACACCCGCGTGTGCCTGGTGATGCTGGAGACCCTGGCCCCCGCCGCCGCTCCCGGCCCCGTCCACGCCCTGTCCCACATCACCGGCGGGGGCCTGGCCGCCAACCTGGCCCGTGTACTGCCCGGCGGGCTCGTCGCCCAGGTCGACCGCGGCTCCTGGAGCGTGCCGCCGGTCTTCTCGGTCATGCGCGACCTGGGCCGGGTGCCCTGGAGCGACCTGGAGTCAACCCTCAACCTGGGGGTCGGCATGGTCGCCGTCGTGGATCCCGAGGGCGCCGACGGCGTGCTGAGCGTGGCACAGAGCGCGGGCATCCCCGCCTGGGTGCTCGGCGAGGTGCGCACTGCCGGCGGCCAGCCCCAGGGGCGTCTGGTGGAGGGCACCAAGGGCGTCGACGGCGGCGCCGTCGACCTGACCGGGGACTACCGGGTGGGCTGA
- a CDS encoding DUF3073 domain-containing protein yields MGRGRQKAKATKVARKLKYFSPQTDYAALERELVSASSGSEAEDEIDYEELAAKYAVDDDDWDGSDEGGR; encoded by the coding sequence ATGGGGCGCGGCCGTCAGAAGGCCAAGGCAACCAAGGTTGCCCGTAAGCTCAAGTACTTCAGCCCGCAGACCGATTACGCCGCTCTCGAGCGCGAGCTCGTCTCGGCGTCCTCGGGCTCTGAGGCCGAGGACGAGATCGATTACGAGGAGCTGGCCGCCAAGTACGCCGTCGATGACGACGACTGGGATGGCTCCGACGAGGGTGGCAGGTAG
- a CDS encoding DUF3618 domain-containing protein → MAVRRERHGGAGGSEGTPAPSPEQIEEELRAQRQSLAESIDELMARIDPREQARQAGDDLRDQAGTRLTALRDQTGARVSELVAQGREAEERARRGLGRAQEAGSRRLKETGSRLRGLFRTPR, encoded by the coding sequence ATGGCAGTGAGGCGCGAGCGCCACGGCGGAGCGGGGGGCTCGGAGGGGACCCCCGCCCCGAGCCCTGAGCAGATCGAGGAGGAGTTGCGGGCCCAGCGCCAGAGCCTGGCGGAGTCCATCGATGAGCTGATGGCCCGTATCGACCCGCGCGAGCAGGCCCGCCAGGCCGGTGACGACCTGCGCGATCAGGCGGGGACCCGACTGACCGCCCTGCGCGACCAGACCGGGGCCCGGGTCTCCGAGCTGGTCGCGCAGGGGCGCGAGGCCGAGGAGCGCGCCAGGCGCGGGCTCGGGCGCGCCCAGGAGGCCGGATCGCGTCGGCTCAAGGAAACCGGTTCCCGCCTGAGGGGCCTGTTCCGCACGCCCAGGTGA